GGGGTTAGGAGgaaccaaaccaaacactttCATTATCTTATcttatatattataatatattatatttaaaatacagacacTGTTCTTTGCTATGACCTATATTACTGTCCCTTTACCTTGCATTGTTGGGGGGGCTGTACAATGATGTAAAATGCCAATAAGGGTAGTTaacatgttaaaataatttttaaagttatgCAGTTCTTTGGTCTTCAGCTCTCTGGAATGGGCAATATTTGTTCTATATGTGAATTGACTAACTTTCAAACAAATTTATTCATGAATCTGGataaagattattatttttgcaaatacTATTTCTGTACTTTTGAATGGACATACTGAATGATAATGAACTGCTACCATTTCAGCTTCATCTCGAATTAGTGATGCCCACCTGGCAGACACAATGATTGGCAAAGCTGTGGAACATATGTTTGAGACAGAGGATGGCTCAAAAGATGAATGGAGGGGGATGGTCTTGGCTCGAGCTCCTATTATGAACACATGGTTTTATATTACCTATGAGAAAGATCCTGTCTTGTACATGTACCAACTATTAGACGATTATAAAGAAGGTGACCTTCGCATTATGCCTGATTCCAGTAAGTAGGCcagttacttttttcttctaggAAGCTTCATCTCTTTGTATTATTGTTTGGCCTATGGTTTATGTATGGAAAAGAGAGTTGACAAACAAGAATCTTTTTAAGTATCAAAGGTTACAGCaccaaaaaaaatacatctgtattAAAcaacttctgaaatattttatttgaatcaGTGGTGAAATATGCAGTAAATACTGGAAAATCCTTTTCCATAATAATTCCTAATTCTGATAAATATATGCATACTATTGTGGAAGAGATTACACTTagattttttaacagaaaaaaggcttatgcttttcatatttaagaattaagtttttaatgcactctttttttcctgagactATCTACTACTCTGTGTCCTTAAGGACACTTCTGGGTAGATTTTGctagaaaagcaaataatataAACTTCTCAATAGTATCCATTCTAGTGTGAAATCCAAAACCCTTTTAACAGAATTATTGATTAAGGAGGTTACACTTAGCTTGGAAAATATGTGCTCTTTTTGTAATGGAATGTTTATTGACTTTTTGGATAAAGTGTGCGGGGAGAAGTAGTTCTAGCACACCTGCATTTCTGTTAAACAGACTCAGTGTCTTGTTCTGCTGGGGCTTAAATTCAGTATCTACAAACGTTCTGTAACTGGTGTGTAAACCTTCATgtcaaaatatttacttttctaaccaattgAAATGCTATATTTTTACTTCATAAAATTGAAGACAGTattaccccccaaaaaataaaaaaaaatctgtgactGTACTTTCTGGAAGCATGGCAATAGTTAGGTGCTTGTCTGAACAGCTCATTTTAGACATACTCTGTGTTTTAAACATGTGACTGTTTCTTAACtttcaaaagcagctctgaAGTTTTGTAAATTGGAAAAAATCCATAAATATCTACCAAAGTACATTGTATTTTCATATTACAGATGATTCACCTCCTGCAGAACGGGAACCAGGTGAAGTTGTGGACAGCCTGGTGGGCAAACAAGTGGAATATGCCAAAGAAGATGGCTCAAAACGGACTGGCATGGTCATTCATCAAGTTGAAGC
The genomic region above belongs to Melopsittacus undulatus isolate bMelUnd1 chromosome W unlocalized genomic scaffold, bMelUnd1.mat.Z SUPER_W_unloc_1, whole genome shotgun sequence and contains:
- the LOC117438190 gene encoding spindlin-Z isoform X3 — translated: MMKKRTSHKKHRNNVGPSKPISQPRRNIVGCRIQHGWKEGSGPVTQWKGTVLDQVPVNPSLYLIKYDGFDCVYGLELHKDERVSALEVLPDRVASSRISDAHLADTMIGKAVEHMFETEDGSKDEWRGMVLARAPIMNTWFYITYEKDPVLYMYQLLDDYKEGDLRIMPDSNDSPPAEREPGEVVDSLVGKQVEYAKEDGSKRTGMVIHQVEAKPSVYFIKFDDDFHIYVYDLVKTS